In a genomic window of Lepisosteus oculatus isolate fLepOcu1 chromosome 5, fLepOcu1.hap2, whole genome shotgun sequence:
- the LOC102691870 gene encoding annexin A2, producing the protein MALVSEFLGQLTLNFGGSSEPTSPTVVPVADFDADKDAARIETAIKTKGVDEQTIIDILTKRSYLQRRDIAFAYERRAKKDMITALKGALSGSLETVILGLMKSTSQYDASELKASMKGLGTDEESLIEIVCSRSSEELAEIKKVYKEFYKKDLEKDVAGDTSGNFGKLLLALVKTIREPPSSVVDYEKIDQDARALYEAGVKRKGTDVATWISIMSERSVPHLQKVFERYKSYSPYDMQESIRKEVKGDLEKSFLTLVQCFENKQLYFANRLQDAMKSKGAKEKVLTRIMLSRCEVDLMKIRAEFKKQYSKSLYQTIAEHTKGDYQRALLSLCGGDD; encoded by the exons ATGGCTTTGGTGTCCGAGTTCCTGGGACAACTCACTCTCAATTTTGGTGGG TCTTCGGAACCCACAAGCCCTACTGTGGTGCCAGTCGCTGACTTTGATGCTGACAAGGATGCTGCCAGAATAGAAACCGCTATCAAAACAAAAG GCGTGGATGAGCAGACCATTATTGACATTTTGACCAAGCGCAGCTACTTGCAAAGGAGGGACATTGCCTTCGCTTACGAGAGGCGAGCCAAGAAG GATATGATCACTGCTCTGAAAGGTGCCCTGTCTGGGTCCCTGGAGACAGTGATACTGGGGCTGATGAAGAGCACATCACAGTACGACGCCTCCGAATTGAAAGCCTCCATGAAG gGTTTAGGAACCGATGAGGAAAGCCTGATTGAGATAGTCTGCTCTCGCAGCAGTGAGGAGCTAGCAGAGATCAAGAAGGTCTACAAGGAAT TCTACAAGAAAGACCTGGAGAAGGACGTGGCTGGAGACACCTCTGGGAATTTTGGAAAACTGCTCTTGGCCCTGGTGAAG ACAATAAGAGAACCGCCCAGCAGTGTTGTGGACTATGAGAAAATTGATCAGGATGCCAGA GCCCTCTATGAGGCTGGAGTTAAAAGGAAGGGAACAGACGTTGCCACATGGATATCCATTATGTCTGAAAGGAGCGTTCCCCACCTTCAGAAAG TCTTTGAAAGGTACAAGAGCTACAGCCCTTACGACATGCAAGAAAGCATCCGGAAGGAAGTGAAGGGAGACCTGGAAAAATCATTCCTCACACTGG TTCAGTGCTTTGAAAACAAACAGTTATATTTTGCTAACAGACTCCAAGATGCCATGAAG AGCAAGGGAGCCAAGGAGAAGGTGCTGACCAGGATCATGCTGTCCCGCTGCGAGGTTGACTTGATGAAGATCAGAGCGGAATTCAAGAAGCAGTACAGCAAATCCCTCTATCAGACCATTGCT GAGCACACCAAGGGAGATTACCAGAGGGCCCTGTTGAGCCTGTGTGGAGGGGACGATTAA